In the Lascolabacillus massiliensis genome, one interval contains:
- the alaS gene encoding alanine--tRNA ligase has translation MMTSKEIRQSYKDFFQSKEHRIVPSAPMVIKDDPTLMFTNAGMNQFKDVILGNAPIKYPRVADSQKCLRVSGKHNDLEEVGHDTYHHTMFEMLGNWSFGDYFKKEAIEWAWEYLTEVLKLDKDRLYATVFEGAPEENLERDDEAASYWEKYLPKERIINGNKKDNFWEMGDTGPCGPCSEIHIDIRPESERAKVDGLTLVNNDHPQVVEIWNLVFMQYNRKADGSLEQLPAKVIDTGMGFERLCMAVQGTLSNYDTDLFQPIIGKIGEISDKKYGEDEKVDIAMRVIADHVRTIAFSITDGQLPSNAKAGYVIRRILRRAVRYGYTFLNMHESFMYRLIPTLIEVMGDAYPELEAQQGLIEKVMKEEEESFLRTLETGIKLLERNLPEKEGGVLSGEVAFKLYDTFGFPLDLTELILREHGMTADVAGFNTEMQKQKDRARNAAAVETGDWTKVHDGEPEFVGYDETESTAHVLRYRAVKQKKSEFYQIVLSRSPFYAEMGGQVGDSGWLISETGEKIEVFDTKRENNLAVHLTKKLPQNLEGVFTAKIDTDKRTATECNHSATHLMHEALREVLGNHVEQKGSYVSPEVLRFDFSHFQKMTPEEIRAVEVKVTEKIRSNFPIEEHRHVPIEEAKAQGAMALFGEKYGDDVRTVRFGTSIELCGGTHISSTGRIGTFRIVSEGAISAGVRRIEAVTAKVCEDYLYAKEDILTSIKNLLNNVPDVMQGINRLIADNEEMKKELQEFIKEKTEQVKLKVIEHKTVINGVDVFKAILPVGSPDVIKDIAFQIKGQFPENMMFVGATAANGKPNLTVMLTDDLVAKGMHAGNIVREAAKLIQGGGGGQPHFATAGGKNAERLNEAIESIIKLLKS, from the coding sequence ATGATGACCTCCAAAGAGATTAGACAGTCGTATAAAGATTTTTTTCAGTCGAAAGAACATCGCATTGTGCCTTCTGCACCCATGGTTATTAAAGATGACCCTACACTGATGTTTACAAATGCAGGGATGAACCAGTTTAAAGATGTTATTCTGGGTAATGCGCCAATTAAATATCCACGTGTGGCCGACTCACAGAAGTGTTTGAGGGTGAGTGGTAAGCACAACGATCTTGAGGAGGTGGGTCACGATACTTATCACCACACCATGTTTGAGATGCTTGGCAACTGGTCGTTTGGCGACTATTTTAAGAAAGAGGCTATTGAGTGGGCATGGGAATATTTGACTGAAGTATTAAAGCTTGATAAAGACAGGCTTTATGCTACAGTTTTTGAGGGTGCTCCTGAAGAAAACCTGGAGAGAGATGATGAAGCTGCTTCATATTGGGAAAAATATCTGCCTAAAGAGAGAATCATAAACGGTAATAAGAAAGATAATTTCTGGGAGATGGGTGATACAGGTCCTTGTGGCCCATGTTCAGAGATTCATATTGATATAAGACCTGAATCTGAAAGAGCAAAAGTAGACGGCTTGACTCTGGTTAATAACGATCATCCTCAGGTTGTGGAGATATGGAACCTCGTATTTATGCAGTATAACCGCAAAGCTGATGGTTCACTTGAACAACTTCCTGCAAAGGTTATCGACACAGGTATGGGTTTCGAAAGACTCTGTATGGCTGTGCAGGGTACCCTGTCTAACTATGATACAGATCTGTTTCAGCCAATAATAGGGAAGATTGGTGAAATTAGCGATAAAAAGTATGGTGAAGATGAAAAGGTTGATATTGCTATGCGAGTTATTGCTGATCATGTAAGAACTATTGCATTCTCTATAACTGATGGACAGCTCCCTTCAAATGCTAAAGCGGGTTATGTAATCAGACGTATCCTTCGAAGGGCTGTACGTTACGGATATACATTCCTCAATATGCATGAGTCGTTTATGTACCGACTGATTCCTACTCTAATTGAGGTGATGGGCGATGCTTACCCCGAACTGGAGGCACAGCAGGGACTAATAGAAAAAGTTATGAAAGAGGAGGAGGAGTCGTTCCTTCGAACTCTTGAAACTGGCATCAAGTTGCTTGAGAGAAATCTTCCCGAGAAGGAGGGTGGGGTACTTAGCGGTGAAGTTGCTTTTAAACTTTATGACACTTTTGGTTTCCCGCTCGACTTGACTGAGTTGATTTTGCGTGAACATGGAATGACTGCTGATGTGGCAGGCTTTAATACAGAGATGCAGAAGCAGAAGGACAGAGCACGTAATGCTGCGGCTGTGGAGACGGGCGACTGGACAAAGGTGCATGATGGTGAACCAGAGTTTGTTGGTTATGATGAAACTGAAAGTACTGCTCATGTACTTCGTTACAGAGCAGTTAAGCAGAAGAAATCTGAGTTTTATCAGATTGTATTGTCACGTTCTCCGTTTTATGCCGAGATGGGAGGTCAGGTAGGTGATAGCGGCTGGTTGATTTCAGAAACTGGCGAGAAAATTGAAGTTTTTGATACCAAACGTGAGAATAATCTGGCAGTGCATCTTACAAAAAAACTTCCTCAAAATTTAGAGGGTGTGTTTACTGCAAAAATAGATACAGATAAGAGAACTGCTACTGAGTGTAATCACTCTGCTACCCACCTTATGCATGAGGCTTTAAGAGAGGTCCTGGGGAATCATGTTGAGCAGAAGGGATCATATGTGTCACCTGAAGTATTGAGATTCGACTTCTCTCACTTCCAGAAGATGACTCCTGAAGAGATAAGAGCGGTTGAGGTTAAGGTTACCGAAAAGATAAGAAGCAATTTCCCGATTGAAGAGCATAGACATGTTCCGATTGAAGAGGCTAAAGCTCAGGGTGCTATGGCACTATTCGGTGAAAAGTATGGTGATGATGTACGTACTGTGAGATTTGGAACATCAATAGAGCTATGTGGTGGTACACATATTTCATCAACAGGTAGAATTGGAACATTCCGTATCGTTAGTGAAGGAGCAATTTCAGCTGGTGTTCGTCGTATAGAAGCTGTAACAGCAAAGGTTTGCGAAGACTATCTTTATGCAAAGGAAGATATATTGACAAGTATAAAAAATCTCTTGAACAATGTTCCTGATGTTATGCAGGGAATTAATCGTCTTATTGCTGATAATGAAGAGATGAAAAAAGAGTTGCAAGAGTTTATAAAAGAGAAAACAGAACAGGTTAAACTGAAGGTTATTGAACATAAGACTGTCATAAATGGAGTAGATGTATTTAAAGCAATTCTTCCTGTTGGATCTCCTGATGTGATAAAAGATATTGCATTTCAAATAAAGGGTCAGTTCCCTGAAAATATGATGTTTGTAGGAGCAACAGCAGCAAATGGCAAACCAAATCTTACTGTCATGCTCACTGATGATCTTGTTGCAAAAGGAATGCATGCAGGAAACATTGTCCGTGAAGCTGCAAAGCTGATTCAGGGTGGCGGTGGAGGACAGCCTCACTTTGCAACAGCTGGAGGAAAGAATGCCGAAAGACTTAATGAAGCAATTGAGTCGATAATAAAGCTATTGAAAAGTTAA
- a CDS encoding GH92 family glycosyl hydrolase → MSCFRGSLLAFIAFTFYCLASFSIEPADRVNPFIGSANYGTTNPGPVLPNGMMSVSPFNVMGSELNKFDKDKQWWSTPYTSENKFFTGYSHVNLSGVGCPELGSLLLMATAGDLNVNYEEYGSEYINEVASPGYYSNLLTKYNIKTEVSATTRTSIARFTFPEGDANILLNLGEGLTNESGAWMRRVSDTEVEGMKMLGTFCYNPDAVFPIYFVMRVNKVPVTAGYWKMQREMGVEAQWDSTSGTRKLYTRYNRDIAGDDIGAYFTYSLEQGETIEVQIGVSFVSTENARMNLDAEQKGFDFDLVRNSAHDEWNKALSKVAVSGGTDEQQTVFYTGLYHALIHPNILNDVNGEYPMMEGDEILSTENDRYTVFSLWDTYRNVHQLLTLLYPEIQLDMVRSMIDMYKESDWLPRWELYSRETLTMEGDPAIPVIVDSWMKGLRDFDVETAYEAMYKSATTPGKDNFIRPDIDDYLSKGYIPLKAEFDNSVSHALEYYIADNALSKFAKALGKDDDARRFYNQSLNYKRYYSSEYGAFRPILPNGEFLVPFNPKQGENFEPVPGFHEGSSWNYSFMVPHDVDGLIKMHGGKRKFVNRLQEVFIDGHYDPTNEPNIGYPFLFSYIKGEEWRTQKLTQELLAKHFRNSPDGLPGNDDTGTMSTWALFSMMGFYPDDATDPSYTFTTPVFDKVILNLDDFHYNGHTIEIETVRPSADAIYIDKIEIDGKPFRNFRISHDVLIKADKITFYLKER, encoded by the coding sequence ATGAGTTGTTTTAGGGGTTCGTTATTAGCTTTTATTGCATTTACATTTTATTGTCTGGCTTCATTCTCCATTGAACCGGCAGATAGGGTAAATCCATTTATAGGAAGTGCAAATTATGGTACAACTAATCCCGGCCCCGTTCTTCCTAACGGAATGATGTCGGTTTCCCCATTCAATGTGATGGGTTCAGAACTAAACAAGTTCGATAAAGATAAGCAATGGTGGTCAACCCCCTATACAAGTGAAAACAAATTCTTCACAGGTTATTCTCATGTAAACCTTAGTGGTGTGGGTTGTCCCGAATTGGGCTCACTGCTTTTAATGGCTACTGCAGGTGATTTGAATGTTAACTATGAGGAGTATGGAAGTGAGTACATCAATGAAGTTGCTTCTCCAGGCTATTATTCAAATCTGCTTACTAAGTACAATATTAAAACTGAGGTTTCTGCAACTACTCGAACCAGCATAGCAAGATTCACATTCCCTGAGGGAGATGCCAATATCCTTCTGAATTTGGGTGAAGGACTTACTAACGAGTCTGGAGCCTGGATGCGTCGTGTAAGTGACACTGAAGTGGAGGGGATGAAGATGTTAGGTACTTTCTGCTATAACCCTGATGCTGTATTTCCTATCTATTTTGTGATGAGAGTTAATAAAGTTCCTGTAACTGCCGGTTACTGGAAGATGCAGCGTGAAATGGGTGTTGAGGCGCAATGGGATTCAACTAGTGGCACCAGAAAACTGTATACCCGCTATAACAGGGATATTGCAGGTGATGATATAGGTGCATATTTTACCTACTCTTTGGAGCAGGGTGAAACTATTGAAGTGCAGATAGGCGTCTCATTTGTAAGTACTGAGAATGCACGCATGAATCTTGATGCAGAACAAAAAGGATTTGATTTTGACTTAGTGAGAAATAGTGCCCATGATGAATGGAACAAGGCGTTGTCAAAGGTAGCTGTTTCAGGTGGTACTGATGAACAGCAAACAGTATTTTATACCGGACTTTATCATGCTCTTATTCACCCAAATATTCTTAATGATGTAAATGGTGAGTATCCTATGATGGAGGGTGATGAAATATTAAGTACAGAGAATGACAGATATACAGTTTTCTCTCTTTGGGATACTTATAGAAACGTTCATCAGCTGCTGACTCTCCTATATCCAGAAATACAACTGGATATGGTGCGTTCTATGATTGATATGTATAAAGAGAGCGACTGGCTACCCAGGTGGGAGCTTTATAGTCGTGAGACACTTACCATGGAGGGCGATCCTGCAATTCCTGTAATTGTGGATAGCTGGATGAAGGGATTGCGTGATTTTGATGTTGAAACTGCTTATGAGGCAATGTACAAATCGGCTACGACACCCGGTAAAGACAACTTCATACGCCCTGATATTGATGACTATCTAAGTAAAGGGTATATTCCATTAAAAGCTGAGTTTGATAATTCAGTATCTCACGCGCTTGAGTATTATATTGCAGATAATGCATTATCGAAATTCGCAAAAGCACTCGGAAAAGATGATGATGCCAGGAGATTTTATAATCAATCTCTCAATTATAAGAGATACTACTCATCTGAATATGGTGCATTCAGACCAATACTGCCAAACGGAGAGTTCCTGGTTCCATTTAATCCTAAGCAGGGAGAGAATTTTGAACCTGTTCCTGGCTTTCATGAAGGTAGTTCATGGAACTATTCATTCATGGTTCCACATGATGTGGATGGGTTAATTAAGATGCATGGTGGAAAGAGGAAGTTTGTAAACAGACTTCAGGAGGTGTTTATTGATGGGCATTACGATCCTACGAATGAACCAAATATAGGTTATCCATTTTTGTTCAGTTATATAAAGGGAGAGGAGTGGCGCACTCAGAAACTGACACAGGAGCTCTTGGCCAAGCATTTCAGGAATTCACCTGATGGACTGCCGGGCAATGATGACACAGGTACTATGTCAACCTGGGCACTGTTCAGTATGATGGGTTTCTATCCTGATGATGCTACTGATCCATCATATACATTTACAACACCTGTTTTTGATAAGGTTATACTGAATCTAGACGATTTTCATTATAATGGTCACACTATTGAAATTGAGACTGTTCGTCCTTCAGCAGATGCTATTTATATCGATAAGATAGAGATTGATGGCAAACCTTTCAGAAATTTCCGCATTAGCCACGATGTACTGATTAAAGCAGATAAAATAACCTTTTATTTAAAAGAGAGATAA
- a CDS encoding 1-acyl-sn-glycerol-3-phosphate acyltransferase: MLYNYDFRYFIAKIPVKSALRLNFRKMVFTGRKENVSRKRPIIFAPNHRNALIDALLIVYAGYHTKQVVFLARADIFKQKFIAWILRGMRIVPVFRIRDGKDNLDKNRDIFKNAARILKKNNPIALFPEARHNPKQSLLPVQKAVPRIVLPTEASVDFELNSQIVPVSIYYRDISGFLSDVYVTFGTPIVVSEYKEMYAENPNLATNQMRQDLDERLRSMVVNIWNDEYYDEYKNAIDWNGDRIANEMFAERKDDFMQASLYIVRKLDDLFENNRPEFDKKIENFREAFKIIKEHQLNTKDNLLNPSTKGKLFSRFAVLTLTSPIMVFGFVNAIFPILIKRKLLSLFKDNQFIASVRYVSGLIFIPVFDLLQSLIVGYATKDWKLALIYFIAMPVTFYFALYWHKWWKRAIRDLKAYRFKKQFAQKWERLVELIKI, encoded by the coding sequence ATGCTTTATAACTACGACTTTCGATACTTTATAGCTAAAATACCTGTAAAATCAGCTCTGAGGTTAAACTTCAGAAAGATGGTTTTTACCGGACGAAAAGAGAATGTTTCGAGAAAAAGACCGATAATTTTTGCGCCTAATCATAGAAATGCATTAATTGATGCTCTATTAATAGTTTATGCAGGGTATCACACTAAACAGGTCGTATTTCTTGCAAGAGCAGATATTTTCAAGCAGAAGTTTATAGCATGGATACTTCGTGGAATGCGTATCGTACCGGTTTTTAGAATTCGTGATGGTAAAGATAATCTTGATAAAAACAGAGATATTTTCAAAAATGCAGCTCGAATTCTTAAGAAAAACAATCCCATTGCACTTTTCCCTGAAGCAAGACATAATCCTAAACAGTCACTTCTACCTGTTCAGAAAGCTGTACCGCGCATTGTACTGCCAACCGAGGCATCCGTCGATTTTGAATTAAACAGTCAGATAGTCCCGGTATCAATATATTATCGCGATATATCCGGGTTCCTTTCTGATGTTTATGTAACATTCGGTACTCCTATTGTAGTTTCTGAATACAAAGAGATGTATGCTGAAAATCCCAACCTTGCAACAAATCAGATGCGTCAGGATCTGGATGAGAGACTTAGATCGATGGTTGTAAACATATGGAATGATGAGTACTATGATGAATATAAGAATGCTATAGACTGGAATGGTGATCGAATAGCCAATGAGATGTTTGCTGAGAGGAAAGATGATTTTATGCAGGCATCATTATATATTGTAAGAAAATTAGATGATCTGTTTGAGAATAACCGGCCTGAATTTGACAAAAAAATAGAGAACTTCCGTGAAGCATTTAAAATAATTAAAGAGCATCAGCTAAATACAAAAGACAATCTTTTGAATCCTTCAACCAAAGGGAAACTCTTCTCCCGGTTTGCAGTACTTACATTAACTTCACCAATTATGGTGTTTGGTTTTGTAAATGCTATCTTTCCAATATTAATAAAAAGGAAACTGTTAAGCTTGTTTAAAGACAATCAGTTTATTGCATCGGTAAGATATGTATCGGGACTGATATTTATTCCGGTATTTGATCTTTTACAATCGCTAATTGTTGGCTATGCAACAAAGGATTGGAAATTAGCTCTTATCTATTTCATTGCTATGCCGGTAACATTTTATTTTGCACTATACTGGCACAAATGGTGGAAAAGAGCAATAAGAGATCTTAAAGCTTACAGGTTCAAAAAGCAATTTGCACAAAAATGGGAGCGACTGGTAGAACTTATCAAAATTTAG
- a CDS encoding bile acid:sodium symporter family protein, protein MEISPLLSLFGDMNQLDYVKLNFNQESVNMMNLAIAFIMFGVALSIRPGHFRSVFLNPKPVVLGAVSQYVILPALTYLLVLIIRPSTPVALGMILVSSCPGGNVSNLISSISKANITLSVSLTTITTIMSLIMTPFNFAFWGGLYAKHSPLLVPITIDPIEMFRTVFLILGVPVILGMFVGMKFPKFSKRMDKPIQTASVIFFIGFIVAALAGNFSIFLKYIHLIFLLVLVHNGLAFFSGYSLPRLLKVNERDCRTISIETGIQNSGLGLALIFNPRIFPPELNLGGMAMVAAWWGIWHIVAGLILASYWRKKKGNETPIAS, encoded by the coding sequence ATGGAGATATCACCACTACTTTCCCTGTTCGGGGATATGAATCAGCTAGATTATGTTAAGCTGAATTTTAATCAGGAGAGTGTGAATATGATGAATCTTGCTATTGCATTCATCATGTTTGGAGTTGCACTAAGTATAAGACCTGGGCACTTTAGATCAGTTTTTCTTAACCCTAAACCTGTGGTATTAGGAGCTGTTTCTCAGTATGTTATTTTACCCGCATTAACTTATCTGTTAGTTTTAATAATCCGCCCCTCAACACCGGTTGCATTGGGTATGATATTGGTCTCATCATGTCCAGGTGGAAATGTATCCAATTTAATCTCTTCAATATCAAAGGCAAATATCACATTATCGGTGAGCCTTACTACTATCACTACTATTATGAGTCTGATCATGACTCCCTTTAATTTTGCTTTTTGGGGAGGGTTATATGCAAAGCACTCGCCACTTCTGGTTCCAATTACAATTGATCCAATTGAGATGTTCCGTACTGTATTTTTAATACTGGGAGTGCCCGTTATATTAGGAATGTTTGTTGGAATGAAATTTCCTAAATTTTCCAAACGGATGGATAAACCAATACAGACTGCTTCTGTTATTTTCTTTATAGGCTTTATTGTTGCAGCTCTTGCAGGCAACTTCAGTATATTCTTAAAATATATTCATCTTATTTTCTTGCTGGTATTAGTTCACAATGGCTTGGCTTTCTTTTCAGGTTACTCACTGCCAAGGCTTCTAAAGGTGAATGAAAGAGATTGCAGAACAATTTCAATAGAAACAGGGATACAGAACTCAGGTCTTGGATTAGCACTTATATTCAATCCAAGAATATTCCCTCCTGAACTAAATTTAGGTGGCATGGCCATGGTAGCAGCGTGGTGGGGAATATGGCATATAGTTGCGGGACTTATTCTTGCATCTTACTGGAGAAAAAAAAAGGGAAATGAGACACCTATAGCAAGTTAA